In Anas platyrhynchos isolate ZD024472 breed Pekin duck chromosome 7, IASCAAS_PekinDuck_T2T, whole genome shotgun sequence, one genomic interval encodes:
- the TMBIM1 gene encoding protein lifeguard 3: MAQPNAPPPYDDKNPLYPPPPGAYPQPPHYGGGYPQPGGYPQPGGYAAPGGYAAPGGYPQPGMPTMPMRFGDGYGEGMGGSSPFQAADWDDKKVRHTFIRKVYAIISVQLLVTVGIIAVFTFVSPVRSFVQRNVAIYYASYAVFLVTYLVLACCQGPRRRFPWNIILLSIFTLAMGLMTGTIASMYRTNAVLIAMLITAIVAIIVTVFCFQTKVDFTSCPGLFCVLGIVVMVTGIVTAIVLSFKYVPWLHMLYAAIGAIAFTLFLAYDTQLVLGNRKNTLSPEEYIYGALTIYTDIIYIFTFLLQIVGRD, from the exons ATGGCGCAGCCCAACGCGCCCCCCCCGTACGACGACAAGAACCCGCTGTACCCCCCGCCGCCGGGGGCttacccccagcccccccactACGGGGGGGGGTACCCACAGCCTGGGGGGTACCCACAACCTGGGGGGTACGCAGCACCGGGGGGGTACGCGGCACCGGGGGGGTACCCCCAGCCGGGGATGCCCACCATGCCCATGCGGTTTG GTGACGGCTACGGAGAGGGCATGGGGGGCAGCTCCCCGTTCCAGGCGGCCGATTGGGACGACAAAAAGGTCCGGCACACCTTCATCCGCAAG GTCTACGCCATCATCTCGGTGCAGCTGCTGGTGACCGTGGGGATCATCGCCGTCTTCACCTTCGT CTCGCCCGTGCGCTCCTTCGTGCAGAGGAACGTGGCCATCTACTACGCCTCCTA CGCCGTCTTCCTGGTCACCTACCTGGTGCTGGCCTGCTGCCAGGGGCCCCG GAGGCGCTTCCCATGGAACATCATCCTGCTGAGCATCTTC ACGCTGGCCATGGGGCTCATGACGGGGACCATCGCAAG CATGTACCGCACCAACGCCGTCCTCATCGCCATGCTCATCACCGCCATCGTGGCCATCATCGTCACCGTCTTCTGCTTCCAGACCAAG GTTGACTTCACGTCGTGCCCGGGGCTCTTCTGCGTGCTGGGCATCGTGGTGATGGTGACGGGCATCGTCACCGCCATCGTCCTCTCCTTCAAATAT GTCCCCTGGCTCCACATGCTCTACGCGGCCATCGGGGCCATCGCCTTCACCTTG TTCCTGGCCTACGACACGCAGCTGGTGCTGGGCAACAGGAAGAACACGCTGAGCCCCGAGGAGTACATCTACGGCGCCCTCACCATCTACACCGACATCATCTACATCTTCACCTTCCTCCTGCAGATCGTGGGCCGGGATTaa